The DNA window CCGAGCAGATCCACGACCCGGAGCACACCCCATGCCGACCATCACCACGTTCCTCAGCACGACCCTGGACGGGGTCGTCCAGGCCCCCGGCCGTCCCGACGAGGACCGACGAGGCGGGTTCGCCCACGGCGGCTGGGCGGCCGGGTACGCCGACGAGGTGTCGATGGCGTTCGCGGGGGAGGGGATGGCGCGTGGCGGCCCGCTCCTGCTCGGCCGCAGGACGTATGAGGACCTGCTCGGGTTCTGGACGACGACGCCGGAGCCGAACCCCTTCACCGACGTGCTGGTCGCCGCCCCGAAGCTGGTCGTGTCCCGGTCGGCCAGGACCGCGCTCGGCTACCCCAACTCGACCCTGCTGGCCGGCGAGGCGACGTCGTCCGTGGCGGCGCTGGGCGACGAGGTCGGCGACCTCACCGTCCTCGGCAGCATCGAGCTGGTCACCGCCCTGGAGGCCGCCGGGCTCGTCGACACCCACATCCTGTCGATCCACCCGATCGTCCTCGGGTCGGGGCGGCGGCTGTTCACCGGGACGGTCCGCCGGGACCTCCGCCTGCAGCGGTCGATCACCACGACGACGGGGGTGATCATCGCGGTGTACGGCCGGATCTGACCTCTGGGGGGACCGGGTCCCGGGTCGTGTGGCCCGGGTCGTGTGGTCC is part of the Euzebya sp. genome and encodes:
- a CDS encoding dihydrofolate reductase family protein gives rise to the protein MPTITTFLSTTLDGVVQAPGRPDEDRRGGFAHGGWAAGYADEVSMAFAGEGMARGGPLLLGRRTYEDLLGFWTTTPEPNPFTDVLVAAPKLVVSRSARTALGYPNSTLLAGEATSSVAALGDEVGDLTVLGSIELVTALEAAGLVDTHILSIHPIVLGSGRRLFTGTVRRDLRLQRSITTTTGVIIAVYGRI